A section of the Sebastes fasciatus isolate fSebFas1 chromosome 5, fSebFas1.pri, whole genome shotgun sequence genome encodes:
- the pde6d gene encoding retinal rod rhodopsin-sensitive cGMP 3',5'-cyclic phosphodiesterase subunit delta translates to MSSDEDRAKDILKGFKLNWMNLRDAETGKVLWQGTEDLSVPGVEHEARVPKKILKCKAVSRELNFSSSEKLEKFRLEQKVFFKGQCLEEWFFEFGFVIPNSTNTWQSLIEAAPESQMMPANVLTGNVIIETKFYDDDLHVSTSRVRLFYV, encoded by the exons ATGTCTTCAGACGAAGACAGGGCCAAGGACATACTGAAGGGCTTCAAACT AAACTGGATGAATCTTCGAGATGCAGAGACGGGCAAAGTGCTGTGGCAGGGAACCGAGGACCTCTCTGTACCAGGAGTAGAACATGAAG CTCGCGTCCCGAAGAAGATCCTGAAGTGTAAAGCGGTGTCCAGGGAACTGAACTTTTCCTCCTCGGAGAAACTGGAGAAGTTCAGGCTGGAGCAGAAAGTTTTCTTCAAAGGAcagtgtctagaag aGTGGTTCTTTGAGTTCGGCTTTGTTATCCCCAACTCCACCAACACATGGCAGTCTCTGATAGAAGCAGCTCCAGAGTCCCAGATGATGCCGGCCAATGTTTTAAC TGGTAATGTGATCATAGAGACCAAGTTCTACGACGACGACCTCCACGTCAGTACCTCCAGGGTACGGCTTTTCTacgtctga